One genomic region from Clostridiales bacterium encodes:
- a CDS encoding collagen-like protein — MFFNFFNRPNDCDCCDDCEIEHGCECNQPERPQCPYPPQRPCCVGPTGPTGAPGPIGPRGYPGINGVTGATGATGPQGVQGVQGVPGMIGPTGPTGPQGVQGLQGVQGAVGPTGATGATGADGADGVTGATGATGPQGIQGVTGPIGATGATGATGATGVTGPTGPTGVQGIQGIQGIQGATGPTGPQGVQGVQGVTGPTGVTGVTGATGATGAQGATGPQGVQGIQGVTGATGATGVTGVTGPTGPQGIQGIQGVTGPTGVTGVTGATGATGPQGIQGIQGVTGPTGATGAQGIQGIQGVTGATGATGATGATGATGATGPAGTITPAAAVADVGATPTADDVGTTLNELLASLRAAGILAT, encoded by the coding sequence ATGTTCTTCAATTTCTTCAACCGTCCTAACGATTGCGATTGCTGCGACGATTGCGAGATCGAGCACGGCTGCGAATGCAATCAGCCCGAACGCCCGCAATGCCCGTACCCGCCGCAGCGTCCGTGCTGCGTAGGTCCTACGGGTCCTACGGGCGCGCCCGGTCCTATCGGTCCGCGCGGCTATCCCGGCATTAACGGCGTAACCGGCGCGACGGGTGCAACAGGACCGCAAGGCGTACAGGGCGTTCAGGGCGTGCCCGGAATGATCGGTCCCACCGGTCCCACGGGTCCGCAGGGCGTTCAGGGTCTTCAAGGCGTACAGGGCGCGGTCGGTCCTACGGGTGCGACCGGCGCAACGGGTGCCGACGGCGCTGACGGCGTTACGGGTGCCACCGGCGCGACAGGTCCGCAGGGTATCCAGGGCGTAACAGGTCCTATCGGTGCTACGGGCGCGACAGGCGCGACAGGCGCGACGGGCGTCACGGGTCCCACAGGTCCTACCGGCGTACAAGGTATTCAGGGTATTCAAGGTATCCAGGGCGCGACGGGTCCCACGGGTCCGCAGGGTGTGCAAGGCGTTCAGGGCGTTACCGGTCCTACCGGTGTAACCGGCGTCACCGGCGCGACGGGCGCAACGGGTGCTCAGGGTGCAACAGGTCCGCAGGGCGTTCAGGGTATACAGGGCGTTACGGGCGCGACGGGTGCAACCGGCGTTACGGGTGTGACCGGACCGACGGGACCGCAAGGCATACAGGGTATCCAAGGTGTAACGGGTCCTACCGGCGTAACGGGTGTTACCGGTGCAACGGGCGCGACGGGACCGCAAGGTATTCAGGGTATCCAGGGTGTGACCGGTCCTACCGGTGCAACAGGCGCTCAGGGTATTCAAGGTATACAGGGCGTAACGGGTGCAACAGGCGCAACCGGTGCGACAGGTGCGACGGGCGCTACGGGCGCGACAGGACCTGCGGGAACGATCACTCCCGCGGCGGCGGTTGCGGACGTAGGCGCAACGCCCACTGCCGACGACGTAGGCACTACTCTCAACGAATTGCTCGCGTCGCTCCGTGCGGCGGGTATACTCGCAACCTAA
- a CDS encoding glycosyltransferase, which translates to MTLGLCMIVKNESEVLRRALDGVKNLCDEIVIVDTGSTDDTKQIAREYTDKVFDFPWCDDFSAARNFALGKITTDYWLWLDADDILSPRTASAISKFMRAGANGADVIMLPYVLSTDGRGKPTFSYYRERIMKTDGGFRWEGRVHEAVAPHGRIEKLPYPVLHAKPSGRSNGSRNLDIYRRAAARGDVFSPRETYYYARELYFNGDEGGARKEFERFLTMPGGFYVNKIDACVMLSRIYRQAGDSESALGFAAYSFIYGPPSGEACCELGELYFDKGDYATAAQWYGLAVRLKPDGKDGAFVDGERYGFIPLLQLTVCYDRMGEHKKAFRYHLRAERRNPNHPSVAHNREYFARLGMYKQRNT; encoded by the coding sequence ATGACGCTCGGGCTATGCATGATTGTTAAAAACGAAAGCGAGGTGCTCCGCCGCGCGCTTGACGGCGTAAAGAACCTATGCGACGAGATAGTTATCGTCGACACGGGCTCGACCGACGACACCAAGCAGATCGCCCGCGAGTATACCGACAAGGTGTTCGACTTTCCATGGTGCGACGACTTTTCGGCGGCGCGCAACTTCGCGCTCGGCAAGATCACGACAGACTATTGGCTGTGGCTGGACGCCGACGATATTCTTTCGCCACGAACGGCGAGCGCGATTTCTAAGTTCATGCGCGCGGGCGCGAACGGCGCGGACGTCATCATGCTGCCGTACGTTCTCTCGACCGACGGGCGCGGCAAGCCGACTTTTTCGTACTACCGCGAACGGATAATGAAAACGGACGGCGGGTTTCGCTGGGAAGGCAGAGTGCACGAAGCGGTCGCGCCGCACGGCAGGATAGAAAAACTGCCGTACCCCGTTCTTCACGCCAAGCCGAGCGGGCGGTCGAACGGCTCGCGCAACCTCGATATCTACCGTCGCGCCGCCGCGCGCGGTGATGTGTTTTCGCCGCGCGAAACGTACTACTACGCCCGCGAGCTGTACTTCAACGGCGACGAGGGCGGAGCGCGAAAGGAGTTCGAGCGGTTCTTGACCATGCCGGGCGGGTTCTACGTCAACAAGATCGACGCGTGCGTCATGCTGTCGCGCATATACCGTCAGGCGGGCGACAGCGAGAGCGCGCTCGGGTTCGCCGCATACAGCTTTATCTACGGTCCGCCGAGCGGCGAAGCGTGTTGCGAGCTCGGCGAGCTGTATTTCGACAAGGGCGATTACGCCACCGCGGCGCAGTGGTACGGGCTTGCCGTGCGGTTAAAGCCCGACGGGAAAGACGGCGCGTTCGTCGACGGCGAGCGGTACGGGTTCATTCCGCTGTTACAGCTCACGGTGTGTTACGACCGCATGGGCGAGCACAAGAAAGCGTTTCGCTACCACCTGCGCGCCGAACGCCGCAACCCCAACCACCCGAGCGTGGCGCATAACCGCGAGTATTTCGCGCGGTTAGGTATGTACAAGCAAAGAAACACTTAA
- a CDS encoding NCS2 family permease — METEDKQPVTEEAETPEVTQDAAAPEETVKTESDGTAVAQTPYKGFAAKLDKFFGISGKGSTFRREIVGGLVTFMAMVYILIVNSNMFSNDVGGALGVSFGAIYIATAISAVVGTLLMALLARLPMAQASGMGLNAFFVFTICLTLGLSYANALILVLIDGIVFILLTVTGLRRVIFNAIPKVVRIAVPAGIGLFIAFVGLQNVGLVVKDGSTGVALASFNLLPESLGGSATYGSVMPLIVTILGLIAVAVMAKKGVKGAVLWAILGGATLYWIFMGIGYAYGDAKCMGVIDGFTFSNPIDAFKAFGTESVGKVFTEGFDFSAYLSTHNGGSLALVIITSSLAFCMVDMFDTMGTLYGACARGNMLEADGGIPNINKAMLCDAIATTVGAVCGTSTVTTFVESSSGIGAGARTGFASLITAACFFVAMFLSPIAEMIPSCATAIALIYVGVLMMNCVREIEWTDVGQAVPAFLTIAMMPFTYNISYGIAFGIISWLLIKAISMLLCVRNKDALMEEKKEPISVVTIVIAVLFILMFFLTH; from the coding sequence ATGGAAACAGAAGACAAGCAACCCGTTACCGAGGAAGCGGAAACGCCCGAAGTAACGCAAGACGCAGCTGCGCCCGAAGAAACGGTCAAGACCGAATCAGACGGAACGGCTGTCGCACAAACGCCGTACAAAGGCTTTGCCGCTAAGCTCGATAAGTTTTTCGGCATCAGCGGTAAGGGCTCGACCTTCCGCAGGGAGATCGTCGGCGGTCTCGTTACGTTCATGGCAATGGTCTACATCCTCATTGTCAACTCCAATATGTTCTCGAACGACGTAGGCGGGGCGCTTGGAGTCAGCTTCGGCGCGATCTATATCGCAACGGCTATCTCGGCAGTCGTCGGCACACTGTTAATGGCGTTACTTGCCAGATTGCCTATGGCGCAAGCCAGTGGCATGGGGCTTAACGCATTCTTCGTTTTCACCATTTGCTTAACGCTCGGACTTTCTTACGCTAACGCGTTGATACTCGTTCTTATCGACGGTATCGTGTTCATACTTCTCACCGTCACCGGACTTCGCAGGGTAATATTCAACGCCATACCCAAGGTAGTGCGTATTGCCGTTCCCGCAGGTATCGGTCTGTTCATTGCGTTCGTCGGACTTCAAAACGTGGGACTTGTTGTTAAGGACGGTTCGACGGGTGTTGCGCTCGCTTCGTTCAACCTTCTTCCCGAAAGCCTGGGCGGCTCGGCAACCTACGGTTCGGTCATGCCCCTTATTGTCACTATCCTCGGTCTTATCGCAGTCGCGGTCATGGCTAAGAAGGGCGTTAAAGGCGCGGTGCTGTGGGCTATCCTCGGCGGCGCGACGCTTTACTGGATATTCATGGGCATCGGTTACGCTTACGGCGACGCTAAGTGCATGGGTGTTATCGACGGCTTTACTTTCTCCAATCCTATCGACGCGTTCAAGGCGTTCGGCACGGAATCGGTCGGCAAGGTCTTTACTGAGGGCTTCGATTTCAGCGCATACCTTTCGACGCATAACGGCGGCTCGCTCGCGCTCGTGATCATCACTTCGTCGCTCGCGTTCTGCATGGTCGATATGTTCGATACCATGGGCACGCTGTACGGCGCTTGCGCGCGCGGCAATATGCTCGAAGCGGACGGCGGCATTCCCAACATCAACAAGGCTATGCTTTGCGACGCTATCGCAACCACCGTGGGCGCTGTCTGCGGTACTTCCACCGTCACGACCTTCGTCGAAAGCTCGTCGGGTATCGGTGCGGGCGCGCGTACCGGCTTCGCTTCGCTCATTACTGCGGCTTGCTTCTTTGTGGCTATGTTCCTCAGTCCGATCGCCGAAATGATCCCTTCGTGCGCTACGGCTATCGCGCTTATCTATGTAGGCGTGCTTATGATGAACTGTGTGCGCGAAATCGAGTGGACGGACGTCGGTCAAGCTGTTCCTGCGTTCCTTACCATCGCCATGATGCCGTTCACCTACAATATCTCTTACGGTATTGCGTTCGGTATCATTTCGTGGCTGCTTATCAAAGCGATCTCCATGCTCCTCTGCGTTAGGAACAAGGACGCGCTCATGGAAGAAAAGAAAGAGCCTATCAGCGTTGTAACGATCGTTATCGCGGTGCTGTTCATATTGATGTTCTTCCTTACGCACTAA
- the hpt gene encoding hypoxanthine phosphoribosyltransferase produces the protein MNKDLESIVLTEEQIAQKVKEAAAWLDKKFEGTNPLAISVLKGSVMFFCDLVRAMQTPVQIDFMTVSSYGSGSKSTGVPKIVMDLAASVEGREVLLVEDIVDSGNTLVRMRDLIMGRGAKSFTVVSLFDKPSRRVVDVKADYSCFTIGDEFIVGYGLDYAQQYRTLPYVGILKREIYEK, from the coding sequence ATGAATAAGGATCTTGAAAGTATCGTTCTTACCGAAGAACAAATAGCGCAGAAAGTTAAGGAAGCGGCGGCGTGGCTCGATAAAAAATTCGAGGGCACTAACCCGCTTGCTATAAGCGTACTCAAAGGCAGCGTAATGTTTTTTTGCGACCTCGTTCGCGCAATGCAGACGCCTGTCCAAATCGACTTCATGACAGTATCTTCATACGGCTCGGGCTCTAAGAGTACGGGCGTACCCAAAATCGTCATGGACCTTGCCGCATCGGTCGAGGGCCGTGAAGTTTTACTTGTGGAGGATATTGTCGACTCGGGCAACACCCTGGTGCGTATGCGCGACCTAATTATGGGCAGGGGCGCAAAGTCGTTCACCGTCGTGTCGCTGTTCGATAAGCCCAGCCGCAGGGTAGTGGACGTAAAAGCCGACTATTCGTGCTTTACTATCGGCGACGAGTTTATAGTAGGCTACGGACTCGACTACGCGCAGCAGTACAGAACTCTCCCGTACGTGGGAATTTTGAAAAGAGAAATATACGAAAAGTAA